Proteins from a genomic interval of Papaver somniferum cultivar HN1 chromosome 4, ASM357369v1, whole genome shotgun sequence:
- the LOC113273871 gene encoding uncharacterized protein LOC113273871, which produces MAVGVGVPICVECGTRSNPCRCRVIGPTIGFLAFAAAAVVEWPIGAVVYIFKHMKGRRIMGHPARVVYPKVSRAVPI; this is translated from the coding sequence ATGGCGGTTGGTGTAGGAGTACCCATCTGTGTGGAATGTGGAACTAGAAGCAATCCATGTCGATGCAGGGTGATTGGACCAACAATCGGATTCTTGGCTTTTGCAGCTGCGGCAGTGGTGGAATGGCCAATCGGAGCGGTGGTGTATATCTTTAAACATATGAAGGGACGTCGCATCATGGGTCATCCTGCTCGTGTTGTTTATCCTAAGGTTTCTAGAGCCGTCCCTATTTGA